ATTCAGAACAATTGAGCCGGTTCTTCCGGTTGCACCCGTCACTAAAACCTTTGCCTCAGACATATTGTTACTCGCTTCACCTTTACTCTAATCAGCATTGACTGATTTAAATGTAGCGCGGGCTCTTAGAAACTGCCTGCGAAAAGAAAGAGTTTTTCTAACTAATTTCCCCACTCGCCGTCTCAAGGTTAGGTTCGCGATGTTGCCTACGGGAACTGGCGAAGCCATCGCGCGTCTTTAACATCAGACTCTAATTCAGCAACGCCTTGCCACCAATCTTGTTACTGCCAAAACCAAAATCCGATTTTCCTCTGATTTCTAATAATTCCAATTCCATTTGGGCAAGACGGATATAACCAGGGAGATGATGCTACGGAAGGGATCGCGGAGGTTTTTTCATGAAGCCTCAGAGCGCGATCGCGTACGGAAGACACCTGTTTTCACTAAAGGTCCGGTAACCGTTGGTCAATTAGGAAAACAGAACCTGAAGTAAATGATAAAAAAGAGGCGCAATGAGTAACGCAGGGAGAAATGCGGCTACTCTCACTTTAGCAATTTCTAATAAATTCAAACCGATTCCTAGAATCATCAAACCGCCAATCCCCGTGATTAATAAAATTAAAGGATGATTTACTGGATCAGCTAAATTAGTAGCAAATAATCCAGCAAGCACAGAAATTCCCCCTTGGTAAATTAAAATCACGAAGACTGAGAAACCGACACCAATTCCATAACGGCTGGCAAAAGGAATTGATGAAATACCATCCATAATTGCCTTTAAAACCAGTAATGTATTATCCCCTAACAGTCCATTATTAATACTTCCCACGAGTGCAACCGGACCCACACAAAATAAAATACTGGTGGCAACAAATCCTTCTGTAAACTGTCCCGAATAACGAAACCGAGATTTTAACCAATCGCCTATTCCATTCAATCTTTCTTCAATACACCACCATTCCCCTAATGCACCCCCAATAATAATCGACATTAACCCTAAAATAACCCCTGGAAAGTCACCAACTTTCACTTGTGACAGTTCTCCTGCCATCGAAAAACCGAGCCAAAGTGTCAGTAAACCAATGCCTTGGGGAATAATAATTTTAATTTTTGGCGGTAGTCGTTGTTTAAGAGAAAGTCCAACAATTGTTCCAATAATAACTGTTAGAATATTAATCCAAGTGCCACTGGTTTTTAACCAAAAATCAATTAACATAGTATATAAAACAAATAAGCAGTAAGCATTGGATACTCTCTGATATAGAATTGATTATATCCAAGCAATAATGAGGTGACTTTTTCCCCCTCATCCCGATCATCGGTGGCAAATATTGATGCATTTGATATTCAATTATGGTGACTCAATTAACGCAAAAGGTTTATACTCCCGAAGAATATTTAGAGTTGGAATCAGAAGCCAAGATCCGCCACGAATTGATTAATGGAGAAATGATACCAATGGCGGGAGGAACCACTAGACATAATGAAATCGTGACTAATTTATGTGTTTTTCTCAAGCCAAGTCTACGCCAGCAGGGAAGAAGACTCTATTCAGAAAATGTGCGGTTATGGATTCCAGCCAACGAGGTGTTCACTTATCCTGATTTAATGATCCTCGATGGCGACCCCATTTATTATGAAAATACTCAAACAACGGTGACAAATCCGGTTGTGATTATTGAAGTTTTATCAGAGTCAACGCGAGATTATGACCAAGGGCGAAAATTTGGCTTTTATCGCAGTTTAGAGATGCTTCAAGACTATGTATTAGTGGATCAGGAACAATGTTCGGTGATGGTTTATCGACGGGGAAATAGGAAGGAATGGAACTTGCAAATTTCAGAAGACTTAACTGAGGTCATCGAGTTGGAGTCATTAGGCGTCAAAATCCCCCTAGAAGATATTTATGAGGGCATCTTTTAGGAATCAGTAAACTCAGGATTAACCCATTCTTGGTGTTCTTTGTGTCTTTGTGGTTAACTTCAGTGCCTCATGCTAGATTCCCCCAAACCTGGGGGCAAAGCAAAATTAAGCAAACGTGGAAAAATCTCCGTTGAGAGGGACATCTTGTAAACGTCCATTTCCCACTGCTTGCACCGCTTCTCTCAGGTCAATTTTATTGGCATAAAGAGCACGTCCTAAAATGGCACCAGTCACACCAATGGGTTCAAGCGCCAGTAAACTCAGTAAGTCAGTGATAGAACTCATTCCCCCTGAAGCAATAACCGGAATCGACACATTTTCGGCTAAGTTGCGGAGGGCATCAAGATTGGGACCAGAAAGGGTACCATCCCGATGAATATCGGTGTAAATAATCGCTGCTGCACCCTGATTTGCCATTTGTTGCGCTAAGTCTTTTGCCATCACTTCCGAGGTTTCTAACCAGCCGCGAGTGGCAACTTTCCCATTACGAGCATCAATGCCAATGGTAATCTGTTGGGGAAATTCTTGACAGAGGGCTTGTACCAATTCTGGTTCTTCCACGGCAATTGTCCCGACAATGGCATTACTCACTCCTAAAGATAACAATTCTGCAATACTGGCGCGATCGCGCAATCCACCTCCTACTTGCACTGGAATGGAAACCGTTTCGACAATTTCGGCAATGGTCTTTTGATTCATCGGTTTCCCCGCTTTTGCCCCGTCTAAATCGACCAAATGCAAACGAGTTGCCCCTTGTTCCACCCAATGCTGTGCCATTTCTACCGCGCGATCGCTGAATACCTCAACTTGGTTATAATCCCCTTGGTAGAGACGGACACATTTCCCTTCTAATACATCAATCGCTGGAATAATATCCATAATTTGTTCTTTGCCATTCGTGCTTCGTTACTTACTTATTATTGAGGCTTTCCGGTTTAACTTCCACCCCTTGTCCTGCACTAAAATCGAAACAGACAATTAACTGACCTTGTTATGAAACGACGTGAACTTCTTGCCCTGTTAGGGATTACAGGGATTGGCGGTTTTATTGCCACTCAATTCTCCAATCTTGGTCAAGCCAATGCCCAAGGAAGTGCTGATTTACTAGACAATTCTGAACTGAGTCTTGGGGAACCGCGCTTGCGCTTTGTTTCCCTCGCCGACACCGGAACCGGAAACAGGGGACAATATGCCGTCGCTAAAGCAATGACCCAATTCTATCGTCGTTCTCCCTTTCCCCTGGCACTCCTAGCCGGCGATAATATCTACAATGACGGCAAGATTGAAAAAATTGAGCCGGTTTTTGAGCGTCCTTACCAACCCTTGCTGCAACAGGGAGTCAAGTTTTATGCCTGTTTAGGCAATCACGATATTCGCACCAAAAATGGCACGCCTCAAGTGGACTATCCCTTGTTTAATATGCCGGATAGATACTATACCTTCAAGCGTTCAATTGTCCAATTTTTTGCCTTAGATACCAATCGCAATGCGAACTGGGATCGGCAGCTGGAATGGTTAGATGAACAGTTAAGCCAGTCGAGTGCCCCCTGGAAAATTGTTTTTGGTCATCATAATATTTATTCTTCCGGGGTATATGGCGTCAATCAGCGCTTAGTATCTCAACTCACCCCTTTATTTAAACACTATGATGTTCAACTTTATATTAATGGTCACGAACATCATTATGAAAGAACACAGCCGATTAATGGAACCACTTATTTAACTTGTGGTGCTGGGGCAAAACTCCGTCGAGTGGGACGATCAGATTGGACTGATTCTGCAACGAGTCAGCTTAGTTTTGCCACTTATGATGTTTATGCCGATCAAATCGCAGTTCGTGGCATTAATAAAAATGGCAAAGTTATGGATCGCGCTCTTATTCCTCGAAAGACTAACTCAAATTAAACGAAAAAATGTTCTCTCAACATCGCAACTCTTTTTTCATTTCTATTATTTTTACCTTCATTGCCAGCTTACTTACAGCTTGTAATCCGGCTCTAATTGAAAGCACCGCTTCCCAGGTTCCGCAAGTAGTCCAAGCCATTTTAAGTGATCCGAAAACCTTCAATGCGGTTCTCTCCCAAGAATCACCCAATGTTTTTGGTTTGACTTATGAAGGTTTAGTAGATCAAAATCCCCTCACGGCTGAAGTGGAACCGGCTTTAGCCAAATCTTGGGAAATTTCTGATGATAAAAAACAAATTGTTTTTACGCTTCGGGAAAATTTGCAATGGTCAGATGGCGAACCTTTAACAGCAGATGATGTTGTCTTTACTTACAATGATTTAATTCTTAATCCCAAAATTCCTAATAATATTAGAGATAGTTTAAGAATTGGCGAAAGTGGGGAGTTTCCAACTGTCGAAAAAATAGACAGTCAAACGGTGAAATTTACCGTTCCTGAACCCTTCGCACCCTTCTTACAAAGCACTGGCATTTCCATTATGCCCAAACACGCTCTTCTGGAGTCAGTGCAAACAACAGATGCGGAAGGAACCCCCCTTTTTCTATCAAAATGGGGCGTGGATACACCGCCACAAGACATTGTTGTTAATGGTCGTTATCAGTTAGCAGGATATTCGACGAGTGAGCGTGTTATTTTTGAAAAAAATCCATTTTATTGGGAAAAAGATGAACAAGGAAATCAACTGCCTTATATTGATCGTGTAATTTGGCAAATTGTTGAAAATCAAGATACTGCTTTATTACAATTTCGCTCTGGCGGCTTAGATTCAATTAGTGTTACCCCTGACTATTTTTCTTTATTAAAACGAGAAGAAGAAAGAGGAAATTTTACCATTTACAATGGCGGACCTGACTATGGAACAACTTTTATGGGATTTAATTTAAATACAGGAAGCCGCAATGGTAAGCCGCTCGTTGATCCGGTAAAATCTCGCTGGTTTAATACGCTTGCCTTCAGAAAAGCGGTCGCGTATGGCATTAATCGCCAACAGATGATTAATAATTTGTTTCGGGGTTTAGGAGAACCGCAAAATTCACCGATTTCTGTGCAGTCTCCCTATTATGACGAAGATGTAACAAGTTATGGCTACGACCCAGAAAAAGCCAAACAATTACTGTTAGACGCAGGGTTTCAATATAATAATGAAGGAAAATTATTCGATGCCGAGGGAAATCACGTTCGCTTTACCTTAATTACTAATGCCGGTAATAAGAGTCGAGAAGCCATGGGCGCACAAATTAAACAAGATTTAGCGCAAATTGGAATTACCGTTGATTTTACGCCCATTCAGTTTAATGTGTTAGTCGATAAACTGTCTAACTCTCTCGATTGGGAATGTCACTTATTAGGCTTTACCGGCGGCAATGAGCCCCATTTTGGCATTAACTTATGGCGAACAGATGGTAATTTACATACCTTTAATCAATCTGCCCGTTCGGGAACCACGCCCGTAGAAGGAAGAAAAGTGAGGGCATGGGAAAAAGAAATTGAAGCCCTTTATATTGAAGCCTCTAGAGAGTTAGATGAAAGTAAACGCAAAAACCTTTATGCCCAAGCCCAAGCAATTGTGCAGGAACATTTACCCTATATTTATTTGGTGAATCCTCTTTCCTTAGCAGCAGTGCGCGATCGCGTTCAAGGAGTTGAATACTCAGCCCTCGGTGGCGCGTTTTGGAACCTCGAAAAATTAAAACTGAGCCCAGAATAATGAGTAAGTATTAATGATCAAAAACGAATGGACTCCCAAGCCTTAAATGCTCTTTTAAATGCTGTTGCTAATGGCGAAATTTCTCCTGAAACAGCACAAGAAAAACTAAAAAATCTTACCTTTGAACCCATTGCTGATTTTGCGAAGGTTGATCATCATCGCGCTTTAAGAACGGGCTTTCCGGAGGTGATTTGGGGACCCGGAAAAACGCCCGATCAAATTGCTCAAATTATGCTGGCAATGAGCAATCGCGCGAATGTGATTATGGCAACTCGTATTGATGCCCCAGTCTTCCAGCAAGTCAAAAGCCAGATTCGAGATGTGCAGTATTATCCTCTTCCTCGCATTTGCGTTCTTGAAACGGCTTCTCCTACCCCACAACCAGGAACAATTGGGGTACTGAGTGCGGGCACCGCTGATATTCCTGTTGCGGAAGAAGCTGCCCTCACCGCCCAACTGTGTGGCTTTACGGTGAAACGGCTTTGGGATGTGGGAGTAGCAGGGATTCATCGCTTACTTAGCCATCGCGACCTTTTAAACCAAGTTAATGTGCTGATTGTGGTTGCCGGGATGGAAGGGGCATTACCGAGTGTTGTTGCGGGCATGGTCGATTGCCCCGTGATTGCGGTTCCGACCAGCATTGGTTATGGTGCGAGTTTTGAAGGAATTGCTCCTTTACTGACGATGCTCAACTCCTGTGCTGCGGGCATTGGTGTCGTTAATATTGATAATGGATTTGGTGCAGCCATTTTGGCCGGACAAATTCTGCGCACTGCCGGCAAAATTAATCGTTAATTGCTTTGACAGCCAAGCAAGCATCCGCTATAATTAGAAATCGTCTCATAACCTTGGAGAGGTGGCTGAGTGGTTGAAAGCGGCGCCCTGCTAAGGCGTTAGGGGGTTCACACCTCCTCGAGGGTTCGAATCCCTCCCTCTCCGTTTGGAAATGCATTAATCTCCCATCAACCAAATTGTCAACGCAGCGCCAAAAATGAGCGCAACGTAACCCAAGGCGGAGTTTAAAGTTTTGATGAGCTCTAAAGGGGAAAATACCACAACATTGGTAATATAGTAGCTGAGCAGAACTAGACCCAAGAAAAACGTCAATATTTTTACCATCATGTGTTCACACAAAAGAGAGATTTTCAGACGGAGCAAGAGACGATAGAATAATTGGTGATCTATTAGACCGAAATTTTAGGAAGACCTGTGCTATCTACGCTCACCGCAGACTTTCGGATTATTTTCGAGCGCGATCCTGCTGCTCGTAACTGGCTAGAAGTTATCTTGTGTTATCCGGGCTTACAAGCGATCTTATTTCATCGCTTTGCCCATTGGTTATATCGAATTGGACTGCCTCTGATTCCACGCCTCATTTCCCAATTATCTCGTTTTCTAACTGGCATTGAAATTCACCCCGGTGCGCAAATTGGAAAAGGTGTCTTTATTGATCATGGCATGGGAGTCGTTATTGGTGAAACGACGATTATTGGGGATTATGCCCTAATTTACCAAGGCGTGACCCTGGGTGGAACGGGGAAAGAAAACGGCAAGCGTCACCCTACTCTTGGCGAAAACGTTGTGGTTGGTGCCGGGGCAAAAGTCCTCGGTAACCTGCAAATTGGTAATAATGTTCGTATCGGCGCAGGATCAGTTGTTTTGCGTGATGTTCCTTCCGGTTGTACCGTTGTTGGTGTTCCCGGTCGCGTCGTTTATCGTTCTGGAGTTCGCGTTGATCCATTAGAACATGGCAGTCTTCCTGACTCAGAGGCGAATGTGATTCGAGCGTTAGTGGATCGCATTGAAACCTTAGAACAGGAAGTGCAGAATCTGCAACGTCAGCAAACTTGGACTGCTTCTGTGGTTTCTGCAACAGAGTCCTCTGAAAAATCACCACAGTGTCGGATAGAGGATCGGGAAATTCAAGAGTTCTTGCACGGAACTGGCATTTGAGAGGATTGAGATCCCCCAGGTTTTGGGGGATTAAAACGGTGTTTTTCCAAAACTAATATTCCGCAAGGGTGATAATGGGAACCTCAGGTAGTTTATTCCGCCCCGCTAAACCGGTTAGTTCGATAACAAACCCAAATCCTAAAAGGTGACAGCCAATTTTTTCTAATAAGTCGGCCGTTGCTTTTGCGGTTCCACCGGTCGCGATTAAGTCGTCCACAATGATGACTTTAGAATGGGCGGGTAAGGCATCTTGGTGCATTTCGAGTTTATCTTTGCCGTATTCTAAATCATATTCAATGCTATGGACGGCTGCTGGCAGTTTACCAGGTTTACGGACGGGCACAAAGCCAGCTTCAAACTGATAGGCAAGGGTAGGACCAAATAAAAAGCCTCGGGATTCAATGCCGATCACATAGTCAGGGATCAGGTTAGCGTCTCGGAACTTATTTTCAAAACTCTCAACCGTGTAGCGCAGTCCCTCGCGATCGCGCAGTAAAGTTGTAATATCACGAAAGATAATGCCCTCTTTGGGAAAGTCTGGAATATCGCGAATCAGTGCTTTTATATCCATAGATCAACTCTGGTTTACGTCCTTATGGATTATCGCATTTAACTAACGTGAGCGAGAATTCCCCCATCTCATTGATCAATGTTTGCTACAAAATGATATCCTTTAACTCATTAACGGTCGAATTTGATCGGCTAGATTTTGGCTAGACGTATCTGCTGTTAGAATTTCGATTTGTTCAGCATTGTTCACACCTAACCCTAATTCGGTTGCCCGTTGAATTTGTTCCAAGTCCCAAATTGACCCTTGGGAAACTTGCTCTGTGGTTCCTAATGATCGCAGTATAGCTAATCCCACAACATCTACTGCCACGCGATCGCGCCCCGCAATCATGACATTGGCAGGGACTTTTTTGCCATTAGCGGGTCCGCCATTGACAAAGGCTTCCACGCCATCGAGTAAGACGAGACTGGGATCATAGGCAGCATTCACTTCCGCAATCATCTTCCGTTGGTGCGGGGAAGAATGCAAATCTCCCATGTAATTAAACGAGTCACCCGGGACATATTTAGCCACCAGGCCAATGCTATTTTTCAGAGAGAGAGTAAAGTGTCCACCAAAGCGATGGGTTTTCAGACAGCAGGTATTAATCACCGCATCTGCATCTAAAATCGGACGCGCGATCGCGAAACCTTGTTGCCAGTGGGTGCCTTCTTGATCAAAATACTGCCATTGTTCAGCCGACATTTCATCAAAGACAATCGTTTCTAACCCGCGCTTTTCTGCCAACTCAAACACCCCTTTCCGTTCCATGGCTTGGCGAGTATCTGCCATGCCTGCGCGATCGCCAATAGTCATTTTTCCGGGTTGAGTCTTTTCAATTTCTGTAATCAGGCTATCGAGTAAGTCGGTATCGGTTGCAGCGGGTGCGGGATCGCCTGTATTGTAATTGGGTTTAATAAAAACAGTTTTGTCCGTAAAGCCATCGGGTTGGAGAAGATCAAGAATTTTGGGAACGGCGGAAGCGCGATTGTCGGTTTTGAGAAGTGCAACGCGAGAAACCTGGTCTGGCGATGGATTGCCCTTTAATTGCACTGAAGAGGCGCTTGGCGCTTGGGAATTACCTGATTTGCCCAAGCCACAAGCAGAGGGGAGAATCGCAGCCCCGGTGGCTAGACCCAGCAAACGTAACATTTGACGGCGTTTATAGTTGAAATAAGACATGGTTAATCGGTTTGGTTTAAGTTTCGGAAAAAATGATGTTGTTTGGAAGATGATTTGACGGGAAAACGTGTGATCTTGAATTTCAATCTTGATTACCCACTCATTTAAACTTAGCTCATTCAGAAATGATTTGTCTCAATTCAATTGATGATTAGCATATAAAACTGTTATTTTTTATTAAAAAATAGAAAAGTTATGATTGATTTTGTAATAAAAATAATTGAGTCAAAATCCTTTTAAGACTTCTATTTTAATTTGTATTTTCATGGCTCGTTTGGGTATTCTACTGGTTGGTGATGGCTTAGAAACTTGGTATTTAAATTTACAAAAACCAATAAGCAGTCATGCAAAATAAATTGCCTATTACAGTTAACTAGTCTATCCTGATAAAAATGAGAGCAAACAGACAATTTTTATGAAATTCATTAGAGACTTAAATCCCTTTTTGCTTTTTGCTGTCGTAGCACTTAAGCAAATTAGTCAGCTCTACTCGCTCAAAAATAAGTAATATTACGGTAGTATTAATACTGAAATAATAATATGCTCATTATCATTAGTGATCTTGAGTGATACATAGGGAGTTAGCAAGCATGAGTGTGAATATCCAACAGTCTCTTTTGGAAAGTAGTTTATTAGGAACTGATGAGGGCGATACTGTTGTTGTCACTCCAGGAAGTATTGTTATGGCATCTATCGATACACTGGGGGGAGATGACAAAATCAGCGCTGAGGCTACCGGATCTGACAGCATCGGCATTTCTTGCAGTGCGATTAAGAGTGGCAGTGGTAATGATATGATCACCGGTATGGGAGAGTCCGATGGCATTTCTTACAGTACGATTAATGGTGGCAGCGATAATGACATTATTACTGGCAAAGGTAGCGGAATTGACAGCACCGGCATCTCGAACAGTGCAATCAAGGGCGGCGATGGTGATGACATCATCACCGGTATAGGAAAGTCCTACGGCATCTCGAACAGTGCGATTGATGGCGGCAGTGGCAATGATGAAATTATCGCCACTGGAGGGATCTTTAACAGTGCGATCAAGGGCGGTAGCGGTAATGATACCTTCAACATTGAAAGAGGGATAGGCAGTATTATCGGGGGTGAAGACAGGGACCTTCTAATTCTGGAGGGTTTGAAGTCGGAATATGCTTTTATGGGGATAGACCCAGAAAATCTCAATGTCTATATTATGCAACCTGACACGAGCACGTATTTAAACGTCAGCGAAGTGGAGCGCTTCCAATTTGCAGACAACACATTTGCCTATGATGATTTGTTTTGATTGGTTTGTAGAGCAAGTAGTGAACTGGAGTTGCGAGTAAAAGGGTTAGAAAGAAAGTCAGAAAATTGATTTAAACCTGGAG
This Cyanobacteria bacterium GSL.Bin1 DNA region includes the following protein-coding sequences:
- a CDS encoding DUF554 family protein, whose translation is MLIDFWLKTSGTWINILTVIIGTIVGLSLKQRLPPKIKIIIPQGIGLLTLWLGFSMAGELSQVKVGDFPGVILGLMSIIIGGALGEWWCIEERLNGIGDWLKSRFRYSGQFTEGFVATSILFCVGPVALVGSINNGLLGDNTLLVLKAIMDGISSIPFASRYGIGVGFSVFVILIYQGGISVLAGLFATNLADPVNHPLILLITGIGGLMILGIGLNLLEIAKVRVAAFLPALLIAPLFYHLLQVLFS
- a CDS encoding Uma2 family endonuclease; translated protein: MVTQLTQKVYTPEEYLELESEAKIRHELINGEMIPMAGGTTRHNEIVTNLCVFLKPSLRQQGRRLYSENVRLWIPANEVFTYPDLMILDGDPIYYENTQTTVTNPVVIIEVLSESTRDYDQGRKFGFYRSLEMLQDYVLVDQEQCSVMVYRRGNRKEWNLQISEDLTEVIELESLGVKIPLEDIYEGIF
- the hisA gene encoding 1-(5-phosphoribosyl)-5-[(5-phosphoribosylamino)methylideneamino]imidazole-4-carboxamide isomerase, which codes for MDIIPAIDVLEGKCVRLYQGDYNQVEVFSDRAVEMAQHWVEQGATRLHLVDLDGAKAGKPMNQKTIAEIVETVSIPVQVGGGLRDRASIAELLSLGVSNAIVGTIAVEEPELVQALCQEFPQQITIGIDARNGKVATRGWLETSEVMAKDLAQQMANQGAAAIIYTDIHRDGTLSGPNLDALRNLAENVSIPVIASGGMSSITDLLSLLALEPIGVTGAILGRALYANKIDLREAVQAVGNGRLQDVPLNGDFSTFA
- a CDS encoding metallophosphoesterase: MKRRELLALLGITGIGGFIATQFSNLGQANAQGSADLLDNSELSLGEPRLRFVSLADTGTGNRGQYAVAKAMTQFYRRSPFPLALLAGDNIYNDGKIEKIEPVFERPYQPLLQQGVKFYACLGNHDIRTKNGTPQVDYPLFNMPDRYYTFKRSIVQFFALDTNRNANWDRQLEWLDEQLSQSSAPWKIVFGHHNIYSSGVYGVNQRLVSQLTPLFKHYDVQLYINGHEHHYERTQPINGTTYLTCGAGAKLRRVGRSDWTDSATSQLSFATYDVYADQIAVRGINKNGKVMDRALIPRKTNSN
- a CDS encoding ABC transporter substrate-binding protein, which encodes MFSQHRNSFFISIIFTFIASLLTACNPALIESTASQVPQVVQAILSDPKTFNAVLSQESPNVFGLTYEGLVDQNPLTAEVEPALAKSWEISDDKKQIVFTLRENLQWSDGEPLTADDVVFTYNDLILNPKIPNNIRDSLRIGESGEFPTVEKIDSQTVKFTVPEPFAPFLQSTGISIMPKHALLESVQTTDAEGTPLFLSKWGVDTPPQDIVVNGRYQLAGYSTSERVIFEKNPFYWEKDEQGNQLPYIDRVIWQIVENQDTALLQFRSGGLDSISVTPDYFSLLKREEERGNFTIYNGGPDYGTTFMGFNLNTGSRNGKPLVDPVKSRWFNTLAFRKAVAYGINRQQMINNLFRGLGEPQNSPISVQSPYYDEDVTSYGYDPEKAKQLLLDAGFQYNNEGKLFDAEGNHVRFTLITNAGNKSREAMGAQIKQDLAQIGITVDFTPIQFNVLVDKLSNSLDWECHLLGFTGGNEPHFGINLWRTDGNLHTFNQSARSGTTPVEGRKVRAWEKEIEALYIEASRELDESKRKNLYAQAQAIVQEHLPYIYLVNPLSLAAVRDRVQGVEYSALGGAFWNLEKLKLSPE
- the larB gene encoding nickel pincer cofactor biosynthesis protein LarB, with translation MDSQALNALLNAVANGEISPETAQEKLKNLTFEPIADFAKVDHHRALRTGFPEVIWGPGKTPDQIAQIMLAMSNRANVIMATRIDAPVFQQVKSQIRDVQYYPLPRICVLETASPTPQPGTIGVLSAGTADIPVAEEAALTAQLCGFTVKRLWDVGVAGIHRLLSHRDLLNQVNVLIVVAGMEGALPSVVAGMVDCPVIAVPTSIGYGASFEGIAPLLTMLNSCAAGIGVVNIDNGFGAAILAGQILRTAGKINR
- the cysE gene encoding serine O-acetyltransferase, translated to MLSTLTADFRIIFERDPAARNWLEVILCYPGLQAILFHRFAHWLYRIGLPLIPRLISQLSRFLTGIEIHPGAQIGKGVFIDHGMGVVIGETTIIGDYALIYQGVTLGGTGKENGKRHPTLGENVVVGAGAKVLGNLQIGNNVRIGAGSVVLRDVPSGCTVVGVPGRVVYRSGVRVDPLEHGSLPDSEANVIRALVDRIETLEQEVQNLQRQQTWTASVVSATESSEKSPQCRIEDREIQEFLHGTGI
- a CDS encoding adenine phosphoribosyltransferase, producing MDIKALIRDIPDFPKEGIIFRDITTLLRDREGLRYTVESFENKFRDANLIPDYVIGIESRGFLFGPTLAYQFEAGFVPVRKPGKLPAAVHSIEYDLEYGKDKLEMHQDALPAHSKVIIVDDLIATGGTAKATADLLEKIGCHLLGFGFVIELTGLAGRNKLPEVPIITLAEY
- a CDS encoding DUF362 domain-containing protein gives rise to the protein MSYFNYKRRQMLRLLGLATGAAILPSACGLGKSGNSQAPSASSVQLKGNPSPDQVSRVALLKTDNRASAVPKILDLLQPDGFTDKTVFIKPNYNTGDPAPAATDTDLLDSLITEIEKTQPGKMTIGDRAGMADTRQAMERKGVFELAEKRGLETIVFDEMSAEQWQYFDQEGTHWQQGFAIARPILDADAVINTCCLKTHRFGGHFTLSLKNSIGLVAKYVPGDSFNYMGDLHSSPHQRKMIAEVNAAYDPSLVLLDGVEAFVNGGPANGKKVPANVMIAGRDRVAVDVVGLAILRSLGTTEQVSQGSIWDLEQIQRATELGLGVNNAEQIEILTADTSSQNLADQIRPLMS